Proteins co-encoded in one Erinaceus europaeus chromosome 2, mEriEur2.1, whole genome shotgun sequence genomic window:
- the LOC103113214 gene encoding arylamine N-acetyltransferase 1-like: MRGNMDIEAYFERIGYKNFRNKLDLETLTDILQHQIRAIPFENLNLHCGERMELDLEATFDQIVRKKRGGWCIQVNQLLYWALTTLGFETTILGGYVYLTPINKYSNGMIHLLLKVTVDGRNYIVDAGFGSSYQMWKPLELISGKDQPQVPCIFRLTEEEGIWYLDQIRREQYILNQDFLNSDLLEKNRYRKIYNFTLECRKIEDFESVNTFLQTSPTSIFLKESVCSLQTSDGVFCLMGFTLVHKQFGYKDNTDLVEFKILNEEEAEEELKNKFNISLEKKVVLKHGDHCFSI; the protein is encoded by the exons ATGAGG GGAAACATGGACATTGAAGCATATTTTGAAAGAATTGGCTACAAGAACTTCAGGAACAAATTGGACTTGGAAACATTAACTGACATTCTTCAGCACCAGATCAGAGCCATTCCCTTTGAAAACCTTAATCTCCACTGTGGGGAAAGGATGGAATTAGATTTGGAAGCTACTTTTGATCAAATTGTGAGGAAGAAACGGGGTGGATGGTGTATCCAGGTCAATCAGCTTCTATATTGGGCTCTGACCACTCTTGGTTTTGAGACCACAATTTTGGGAGGGTATGTCTATCTCACTCCAATTAACAAATACAGCAATGGCATGATTCACCTTCTGCTGAAGGTGACAGTTGATGGAAGGAACTATATTGTTGATGCTGGATTCGGAAGTTCTTATCAAATGTGGAAGCCTCTTGAGTTAATTTCTGGGAAGGATCAGCCCCAGGTACCTTGCATCTTCCGCTTGACAGAAGAGGAAGGAATCTGGTATCTGGACCAAATCAGAAGAGAACAATACATTCTAAATCAAGACTTTCTTAATTCTGATCTCCTGGAAAAAAATAGATACCGAAAAATCTACAACTTTACTCTTGAATGTAGAAAAATTGAAGATTTTGAATCTGTGAATACATTCCTTCAAACATCCCCAACATCCATTTTTCTAAAGGAATCAGTTTGTTCCTTGCAGACGTCAGATGGGGTTTTCTGTTTAATGGGCTTTACTTTAGTTCACAAACAATTCGGTTATAAGGACAATACGGATCTGGTAGAGTTTAAGATACTGAATGAGGAAGAGGCagaagaagaactgaaaaataaatttaatatttcCTTGGAGAAAAAGGTTGTGCTCAAACATGGTGACCATTGCTTTTCCATTTag